In Micromonospora sp. LH3U1, one genomic interval encodes:
- a CDS encoding phytoene desaturase family protein produces MTTTAAQSVDAVVVGAGHNGLVAANLLADAGWEVVVLEATAVPGGAVRSAEVTAPGYLSDLYSSFYPLGYASPVLGGLDLGRYGLSWRHSPDVLAHLLPDGRAAVINRNPDVTAASLEQFAPGDGKRWINAYTDWLEVSEPMLETITTPFPPVRGGLALLRRLHVAGALRLARRLVVPVRKLGDELFDGPGGPALLAGCALHTDLSPEEAGSGVYGWLLAMLGQQVGWPVPDGGAQQITNALVTRLQERGGTILYGARVDRVLTARGRAMGVRTEGGTLWRARRAVLADVPAPALYLDLVGAAALPSRLVEDLAHFRWDGSTLKVDWALSAPVPWTNRELAGAGTVHLGADLNGLTSYASELARGELPRNPFLLLGQMSVADPSHSPPGTESLWSYTHLPFRRDWRAEDVAGHVQRMEDVLEEAAPGFRQLIVGRHVAGPADLEKGNPSLVGGTLGGGTAAAYQQLFLRPIPGLGRADTPVDRLFLASASAHPGGGVHGAPGANAARAALARDRRLTGRAYAAAIATAHRAVYPNPN; encoded by the coding sequence ATGACTACCACCGCCGCGCAGAGCGTGGACGCCGTCGTCGTCGGGGCCGGTCACAACGGCCTGGTGGCGGCCAACCTGCTGGCGGACGCCGGCTGGGAGGTGGTGGTGCTGGAGGCGACCGCGGTGCCCGGCGGCGCGGTCCGCTCCGCCGAGGTGACCGCGCCCGGCTATCTGAGTGACCTCTACAGCTCGTTCTACCCCCTGGGGTACGCCTCGCCGGTGCTGGGCGGCCTCGACCTGGGCCGGTACGGGTTGTCCTGGCGGCATTCGCCGGACGTGCTGGCGCACCTGCTGCCGGACGGTCGGGCCGCCGTGATCAACCGGAACCCGGATGTCACGGCCGCCTCGCTGGAGCAGTTCGCCCCCGGTGACGGCAAGCGCTGGATCAACGCGTACACCGACTGGCTCGAGGTGTCCGAGCCGATGTTGGAGACCATCACCACGCCGTTCCCGCCGGTACGCGGAGGGCTGGCTCTGCTGCGCCGGCTGCACGTCGCCGGCGCGTTGCGCCTGGCCCGGCGCCTGGTGGTGCCGGTCCGCAAGCTTGGCGACGAACTCTTCGACGGCCCGGGCGGTCCGGCTCTGCTGGCCGGCTGCGCCCTGCACACCGACCTGTCCCCGGAGGAGGCCGGCTCCGGAGTGTACGGCTGGTTGCTGGCCATGCTCGGCCAGCAGGTCGGCTGGCCGGTGCCCGACGGCGGCGCCCAGCAGATCACCAACGCGCTGGTGACCCGGCTGCAGGAGCGCGGCGGGACGATCCTCTACGGCGCCCGCGTCGACCGGGTGCTCACGGCCCGGGGCCGGGCGATGGGAGTCCGCACGGAGGGCGGCACGTTGTGGCGGGCCCGCCGCGCCGTGCTCGCCGACGTGCCGGCGCCAGCGCTCTACCTCGACCTGGTCGGCGCGGCTGCGCTGCCGTCGCGGCTGGTGGAGGACCTGGCGCACTTCCGGTGGGACGGTTCGACGCTGAAGGTGGACTGGGCGCTCTCCGCGCCGGTGCCATGGACGAACCGGGAACTGGCCGGGGCCGGCACCGTGCACCTCGGCGCGGACCTGAACGGCCTGACCAGCTATGCCAGTGAGCTGGCCCGTGGCGAGTTGCCCCGAAACCCGTTCCTGCTGCTCGGACAGATGTCCGTGGCCGACCCGAGCCACTCCCCACCGGGCACCGAGTCGCTCTGGTCGTACACCCACCTGCCGTTCCGTCGGGACTGGCGGGCCGAGGACGTCGCCGGGCACGTGCAGCGGATGGAGGACGTGCTGGAGGAGGCTGCCCCGGGTTTCCGGCAACTGATCGTCGGCCGACACGTGGCCGGGCCGGCCGACCTGGAGAAGGGCAACCCGAGCCTGGTCGGCGGCACGCTCGGCGGCGGCACCGCAGCCGCGTACCAGCAGCTGTTCCTGCGCCCGATCCCTGGCCTGGGCCGCGCGGACACCCCGGTGGACCGGCTCTTCCTGGCCAGCGCGTCGGCGCATCCCGGCGGCGGGGTGCACGGCGCTCCCGGCGCGAACGCCGCCCGCGCGGCCTTGGCCCGTGACCGCCGACTCACCGGGCGCGCCTACGCCGCAGCGATAGCCACCGCCCACCGAGCGGTCTACCCCAACCCCAACTAA
- a CDS encoding polyprenol monophosphomannose synthase, with protein sequence MIKPVQLPSPWRDARLTVVVPTYNEAGNLPALVERLLAMPLPGLRILVADDNSPDGTGEVADKLAIEHPDRIEVVHRAGKEGLGRAYVDGMSRAIEGGAEYVAQMDADLSHPPEALPGMLGALLSTQASVVIGSRYVPGGELDENWPLYRRALSGWANLYVHTLLRVRIRDLTAGFKIWRADALRDINLERVQSNGYSFQVEMHYLATKLGHTILEVPIRFEERRDGVSKMTTATKVESALMPFRLKSKHRNITR encoded by the coding sequence ATGATCAAGCCCGTGCAGCTGCCGTCGCCGTGGCGGGACGCACGCCTGACCGTCGTCGTGCCCACCTACAACGAGGCGGGCAACCTCCCTGCGCTGGTCGAGCGGCTGCTCGCGATGCCACTGCCGGGGCTGCGCATCCTCGTCGCCGACGACAACTCCCCCGACGGCACCGGGGAGGTGGCCGACAAGCTGGCGATCGAACACCCCGACCGGATCGAGGTCGTGCACCGCGCCGGCAAGGAGGGCCTCGGCCGGGCGTACGTGGACGGGATGAGCCGGGCGATCGAGGGCGGCGCCGAGTACGTGGCGCAGATGGACGCCGACCTCTCGCACCCGCCGGAGGCGCTGCCGGGGATGCTGGGCGCGCTGCTCTCCACCCAGGCCAGCGTGGTGATCGGTTCCCGCTACGTGCCCGGCGGCGAGCTGGACGAGAACTGGCCGCTGTACCGGCGGGCGCTCAGCGGCTGGGCCAACCTCTACGTGCACACTCTGCTGCGGGTGCGGATCCGGGACCTGACCGCCGGCTTCAAGATCTGGCGCGCCGACGCGCTGCGCGACATCAACCTGGAGCGGGTGCAGTCCAACGGCTACAGCTTCCAGGTGGAGATGCACTACCTCGCCACCAAGCTGGGGCACACCATCCTGGAGGTGCCGATCCGCTTCGAGGAGCGGCGCGACGGCGTCTCCAAGATGACCACCGCGACCAAGGTGGAAAGCGCGCTGATGCCCTTCCGCCTGAAGAGCAAGCACCGCAACATCACCCGCTGA
- a CDS encoding SRPBCC family protein: MAIVEKVIDAPPQQVFDVLADGWTYSDWVVGTAHVRDVDDTWPRVGSQLHHRAGPWPFSLQDASTVLVCEPPHRLVLKAGLWPAGEAIVAFTLQPVGEGATRVRIGEDFAAGPLRWVRNKLNDVVLHLRNRETLNRLSDIATRQKGSP; encoded by the coding sequence GTGGCGATTGTGGAGAAAGTGATCGATGCTCCCCCGCAGCAGGTGTTCGACGTACTGGCCGACGGGTGGACGTACAGCGACTGGGTGGTGGGCACTGCCCACGTGCGGGACGTCGACGACACCTGGCCCCGGGTGGGCAGCCAACTGCACCACCGAGCCGGCCCGTGGCCCTTCTCGTTGCAGGACGCGTCGACGGTGCTGGTCTGCGAGCCGCCGCACCGGCTCGTGCTGAAGGCCGGTCTCTGGCCGGCCGGCGAGGCGATCGTGGCCTTCACCCTGCAACCCGTCGGCGAGGGCGCCACCCGGGTCCGTATCGGGGAGGACTTCGCCGCCGGTCCGCTGCGCTGGGTGCGCAACAAGCTCAACGATGTGGTGCTGCACCTGCGTAACCGGGAGACGCTGAACCGGCTCTCCGACATCGCCACGCGGCAGAAGGGGTCGCCGTGA
- a CDS encoding HAD-IIIA family hydrolase → MRQDQEDPYQRRSARVYAAADRAGSESVGSSRPVLYDAVLLDRDGTLIEDVPYNGDPEKVRPVPGARAALDRLRAAGLRLAVVTNQSGLARGYFTGEQMRAVHARVEELLGRFDAWLVCPHDDADGCGCRKPAPGLVYAAARELGTTASRCVMVGDIGRDIAAALAAGAAGVLVPTPVTRPEEIAAAGWVATDLPAAVDEILRRQQAVQPATRPGDPVRTALVVRSDSAGDVLVTGPAIRAVAAGAQRVVLLCGPRGRAAADLLPGVDEIIEHPLPWIDPMPAPVEPEAMRSLTARLGAVGADQAVVFTSFHQSALPLALLLRMAGIGRIAAISDDYPGSLLDIRHRVPVGVPEPERALSLAAAAGHRLPDGDEPVLRLRHDAVAPRPAALGDRGYVVLHPGSAASSRACPPELATRIAGALTTAGHRVLVTGGSDERGVTARVAAAGGTDLGGRTDLAGLAAIMADASAVVVGNTGPAHLAAAAGVPVVSLFAPTVPFGQWGPYRVPTVRLGDAAAPCRDTRAASCPVPGHPCLSGIDPDEVVDALRTLAVSGGSR, encoded by the coding sequence GTGCGACAGGACCAGGAGGATCCGTATCAGCGCAGGTCAGCCCGGGTGTATGCCGCTGCTGACCGCGCCGGTTCCGAGTCCGTCGGGAGCTCCCGCCCCGTCCTGTACGACGCCGTGTTGCTGGACCGCGACGGCACCCTGATCGAGGATGTGCCCTACAACGGCGACCCGGAGAAGGTGCGACCGGTGCCGGGAGCGCGGGCGGCGCTGGATCGGTTGCGGGCGGCCGGGCTGCGGCTGGCGGTCGTGACGAACCAGTCGGGCCTGGCTCGGGGCTACTTCACCGGGGAGCAGATGCGGGCGGTGCACGCCCGCGTCGAGGAGTTGCTGGGCCGGTTCGACGCGTGGCTGGTCTGCCCGCACGACGATGCCGACGGTTGTGGCTGCCGCAAGCCCGCGCCCGGCCTGGTGTACGCCGCAGCCCGGGAGCTGGGCACGACCGCGTCCAGGTGCGTGATGGTGGGCGACATCGGTCGGGACATTGCCGCCGCGCTCGCCGCGGGGGCTGCGGGAGTGCTGGTGCCCACCCCCGTGACCCGCCCGGAGGAGATCGCCGCCGCCGGGTGGGTGGCCACCGATCTGCCGGCGGCGGTGGACGAGATCCTGCGCCGCCAACAAGCCGTGCAACCCGCGACCCGGCCCGGCGACCCGGTGCGGACAGCGCTGGTGGTCCGGTCCGACTCGGCGGGGGACGTGCTGGTCACCGGGCCGGCGATCCGCGCCGTCGCGGCTGGGGCGCAGCGGGTGGTGCTCTTGTGCGGGCCGCGTGGCCGTGCCGCGGCCGACCTGCTGCCCGGCGTCGACGAGATCATCGAGCACCCGCTGCCGTGGATCGACCCCATGCCGGCGCCGGTCGAGCCGGAGGCCATGAGGAGCCTGACCGCGCGCCTCGGCGCGGTCGGTGCGGACCAGGCGGTCGTGTTCACCTCGTTCCACCAGTCCGCCCTGCCGCTGGCGCTGCTGCTGCGGATGGCGGGGATCGGCCGGATCGCGGCGATCAGCGACGACTACCCGGGCTCGCTGCTGGACATCCGGCACCGGGTGCCGGTGGGCGTCCCCGAACCCGAACGTGCCCTCTCCCTCGCCGCCGCCGCCGGCCACCGGCTGCCCGACGGCGACGAACCCGTGCTCCGGCTCCGCCACGACGCGGTGGCACCGCGCCCGGCCGCTCTCGGCGATCGGGGGTACGTGGTGCTGCACCCCGGGTCGGCCGCGTCGAGCCGGGCCTGCCCGCCCGAGTTGGCGACCCGGATCGCCGGGGCGTTGACCACCGCAGGGCACCGGGTGCTGGTTACCGGCGGCTCCGACGAGCGTGGGGTCACCGCCCGGGTCGCGGCGGCCGGTGGCACCGACCTGGGTGGCCGAACCGACCTCGCCGGGCTGGCTGCGATCATGGCGGACGCCAGCGCGGTCGTGGTCGGCAATACCGGACCCGCGCACCTGGCCGCCGCAGCCGGTGTGCCGGTGGTGAGCCTCTTCGCGCCGACCGTTCCGTTCGGGCAGTGGGGGCCCTACCGGGTGCCCACCGTCCGGCTCGGCGATGCGGCCGCGCCCTGCCGGGACACCCGGGCAGCCAGCTGCCCGGTCCCCGGGCATCCCTGCCTCAGCGGCATCGACCCGGACGAGGTGGTCGACGCGCTGCGGACGCTCGCCGTCAGCGGTGGTAGCCGATGA
- a CDS encoding glycosyltransferase has protein sequence MNILLWHVHGSWTTSFVHGSHRYLIPTTPDRGPYGLGRARTYPWPDNAVEVTPEDLPGTDVDLVILQRPEEIDRAEEWLRRRPGRDVPAIYVEHNTPKGDVPNTRHPMADRDDLLIAHVTGFNQIFWDSGATRTTVVDHGIVAPSASYTGELDRLAVVINEPVRRGRVTGTDLLPQFAEIAPLDVFGMGVAGLADHLGLPADRLTSHDDVPQDRMHAELARRRAYLHLCRWTSLGLSLIEAMAIGMPVVALATTEAVTAVPPEAGALATRTDTLLDAARRFIAEPATARQAGAAARTAARDRYGLDRFLADWDRLLEEEVCGSR, from the coding sequence ATGAACATCCTGCTCTGGCACGTGCACGGCTCCTGGACCACGTCCTTCGTGCACGGCAGCCATCGCTACCTGATCCCCACCACACCCGACCGCGGCCCGTACGGCCTCGGCCGGGCCCGCACCTACCCCTGGCCCGACAACGCGGTCGAGGTCACCCCGGAGGACCTGCCGGGCACCGACGTCGACCTGGTCATCCTGCAACGCCCCGAGGAGATCGACCGGGCCGAGGAGTGGCTGCGCCGCCGCCCTGGCCGCGACGTCCCCGCCATCTACGTCGAACACAACACCCCCAAGGGAGACGTGCCCAACACCCGCCACCCGATGGCCGACCGCGATGACCTGCTCATCGCCCACGTCACCGGGTTCAACCAGATCTTCTGGGACAGCGGCGCCACCCGCACCACGGTGGTCGACCACGGCATCGTCGCCCCCTCCGCGTCCTACACCGGTGAGCTCGACCGGCTCGCGGTGGTGATCAACGAGCCGGTACGACGAGGTCGGGTCACGGGGACCGACCTGTTGCCCCAGTTCGCCGAGATCGCGCCGCTGGACGTGTTCGGCATGGGCGTGGCCGGCCTGGCCGACCACCTCGGGCTGCCCGCCGACCGGCTCACCAGTCACGACGACGTGCCCCAGGACCGGATGCACGCCGAGTTGGCCCGGCGGCGTGCGTACCTGCACCTGTGCCGGTGGACCTCGCTCGGGCTCAGCCTCATCGAGGCGATGGCGATCGGCATGCCGGTCGTCGCGCTCGCCACCACCGAGGCGGTGACGGCGGTGCCCCCGGAGGCGGGTGCCCTCGCGACCCGGACGGACACCCTGCTCGACGCCGCCCGCCGGTTCATCGCCGAACCGGCGACCGCACGCCAGGCCGGCGCGGCGGCGCGAACCGCCGCGCGCGACAGGTACGGCCTCGACCGTTTCCTCGCTGACTGGGACCGGCTGCTGGAGGAGGAAGTATGCGGATCGCGATGA
- a CDS encoding glycosyltransferase, with amino-acid sequence MRIAMISEHASPLAVLGGEDAGGQNTHVAELSAALAAAGHEVRVYTRRDALDLPVTVRSPDGYDVVHVPAGPAEPVAKDTLLPHMREFSRWLIERWRGGDWVPEVIHAHFWMSGLAALTAGRQTGVPVVQTYHALGTVKRRYQGVQDTSPARRVSYERELGRSVDRIIAQCRDEVGELVRMGVPRSRMTVVPSGVNLATFAPLGPAAEREPGRARILTVGRLVERKGFQTVIRAMALVPDAECVVVGGPPEGLLETDPYARRLRALAESCGVADRVHLVGAVPREEMGRWYRSADLLVAAPWYEPFGLTPLEAMACGVPVVGTAVGGIRDTVVDGTTGDLVPARDPHALATAIQGLLDDRIRRFAYATAARERARTRYSWAATAERLVEVYSEVAAVRRPARVVA; translated from the coding sequence ATGCGGATCGCGATGATCTCGGAGCACGCCAGCCCGCTCGCCGTCCTCGGAGGGGAGGACGCTGGCGGCCAGAACACGCACGTCGCGGAGCTGTCCGCCGCGCTCGCCGCCGCCGGGCACGAGGTGCGGGTCTACACCCGCCGCGACGCTCTCGACCTGCCGGTGACCGTGCGCAGCCCGGACGGGTACGACGTGGTGCACGTGCCCGCCGGCCCGGCGGAGCCGGTGGCCAAGGACACGCTGCTGCCACACATGCGCGAGTTCAGTCGCTGGCTGATCGAGCGGTGGCGGGGCGGGGACTGGGTGCCCGAGGTGATCCACGCGCACTTCTGGATGAGTGGCCTGGCGGCGCTGACGGCCGGCCGGCAGACCGGGGTGCCGGTGGTGCAGACGTACCACGCGTTGGGCACGGTGAAGCGCCGCTACCAGGGCGTGCAGGACACCAGCCCGGCTCGGCGGGTGTCCTACGAACGTGAGCTGGGCCGCTCGGTGGATCGGATCATCGCGCAGTGCCGCGACGAGGTGGGCGAGCTGGTCCGGATGGGTGTGCCCCGGTCCCGGATGACCGTCGTGCCCTCCGGGGTCAACCTCGCCACGTTCGCCCCGCTCGGGCCGGCCGCCGAGCGTGAGCCGGGTCGAGCCCGGATTCTGACCGTGGGCCGGCTGGTCGAACGCAAGGGCTTCCAGACCGTGATCCGCGCGATGGCGTTGGTCCCGGACGCCGAGTGCGTGGTGGTCGGCGGCCCGCCCGAGGGCCTGCTGGAGACCGACCCGTACGCCCGGCGGCTGCGGGCCCTCGCCGAGTCGTGTGGGGTGGCCGACCGGGTGCACCTGGTCGGCGCGGTACCTCGGGAGGAGATGGGCCGTTGGTACCGCTCGGCGGACCTGCTGGTCGCCGCGCCCTGGTACGAGCCGTTCGGGTTGACCCCGCTGGAGGCGATGGCCTGCGGGGTGCCGGTTGTCGGCACCGCCGTCGGCGGCATCCGGGACACCGTGGTGGACGGGACGACAGGTGATCTCGTGCCGGCGCGGGACCCGCATGCCCTGGCCACCGCGATCCAGGGTTTGCTCGACGACCGGATCAGGCGCTTCGCGTACGCGACGGCGGCGCGCGAGCGCGCCCGGACGCGGTACTCGTGGGCGGCCACGGCCGAGCGGCTGGTCGAGGTCTACAGCGAGGTGGCCGCCGTGCGCCGGCCGGCCCGGGTGGTGGCCTGA
- a CDS encoding D-sedoheptulose-7-phosphate isomerase, with amino-acid sequence MMPAGSLLDTHLTNLTAALVPYRRCEPQLARWGADLAHRLAAGGRLLVAGNGGSAAEAQHLTAELVGKLHHDRQPLSAIALHAETSALTAIANDYGYTDVYARQVRAHGRPGDVLLLLSTSGTSPNLVTAAQAARDVGLTTWALTGAAPNPLADACDDVLAVASPDTQVVQELHLVTSHLLCEYLEQELPAALAAASAPAVVERVPEEPAPAGRLPSGPVRTGVEVVLDGGTGQQVDA; translated from the coding sequence CTGATGCCGGCGGGCAGCCTGCTCGACACCCACCTGACGAATCTCACCGCGGCGCTGGTGCCGTACCGGCGCTGCGAGCCGCAGTTGGCGCGGTGGGGTGCGGATCTGGCCCACCGGCTGGCCGCCGGGGGCCGCCTGTTGGTCGCCGGCAACGGTGGCAGCGCCGCCGAAGCCCAGCACCTCACCGCCGAGCTGGTCGGCAAGCTTCATCACGACCGTCAGCCGCTGTCCGCGATCGCGCTGCACGCCGAGACGAGCGCGCTCACCGCCATCGCCAACGACTACGGCTACACCGACGTGTACGCCCGCCAGGTGCGCGCCCACGGCCGCCCCGGCGACGTCCTGCTGCTGCTCAGCACCAGTGGCACCAGCCCCAATCTGGTCACCGCCGCGCAGGCCGCCCGCGACGTCGGCCTGACTACCTGGGCGCTCACCGGGGCCGCCCCCAATCCCCTCGCCGACGCCTGCGACGACGTGTTGGCGGTCGCGTCCCCCGACACCCAGGTCGTGCAGGAACTGCACCTCGTGACCAGTCATCTGCTCTGCGAGTACCTCGAACAGGAACTGCCCGCCGCACTGGCCGCGGCCAGCGCCCCAGCGGTTGTCGAGCGCGTACCGGAGGAGCCCGCACCGGCCGGTCGGCTCCCGTCCGGGCCGGTGCGGACCGGGGTCGAAGTGGTGCTCGACGGTGGGACCGGACAGCAGGTCGACGCGTGA
- a CDS encoding PfkB family carbohydrate kinase: MRGPVVVLGDTLLDRDVEGVVNRLCPDSPVPVLDETAATDRPGGAGLAAVFAAAQGAEVVLVTALADDAGGARLSALLAAAGVQVYPLALSGATPEKIRLRARGRVLLRHDRGGMSGEPGQPSDEVLRVIGAASAVLVSDYGRGVARQPALRDALAATRAPVVWDPHPRGPAAVPGIHLATPNESEVRELVPALPGASRLATASRGAQGLRRRWRAGAVAVTLGGDGALLCHAGSTPLVVPTPGSAEGDTCGAGDRFAAAASLALAQGALVSEAVQAAVAEASAYVAGGGVAAALPPPAPPMTAGVVGRGGDRVGVAAVATLLGEVRAAGGTVVATGGCFDLVHAGHVATLQAARQLGDCLIVCLNSDASVAGLKGPDRPVMSEGDRSRLLAALSCVDAVLIFDEPTPDAALSWVRPDIWVKGGDYATGGGDAAATLPEAEVLRRWGGNTVVVPYLDGRSTTDMIVRSIGERTR; the protein is encoded by the coding sequence GTGAGGGGACCTGTGGTGGTGCTGGGGGACACCCTGCTCGACCGGGACGTGGAAGGGGTGGTGAATCGGCTCTGCCCGGACTCCCCGGTGCCCGTGCTCGACGAGACCGCGGCCACCGACCGACCCGGTGGTGCCGGTCTGGCGGCGGTGTTCGCCGCCGCGCAGGGCGCCGAGGTGGTGCTGGTGACCGCGCTCGCCGACGACGCTGGCGGGGCCCGACTGAGCGCGCTACTCGCCGCCGCCGGAGTGCAGGTGTACCCACTGGCCCTGTCCGGGGCGACGCCGGAGAAGATCCGGCTGCGGGCCCGGGGTCGGGTGTTGCTGCGCCACGACCGGGGCGGCATGTCCGGGGAGCCGGGTCAGCCCTCCGACGAGGTGCTCCGGGTGATCGGTGCGGCGTCGGCCGTCCTGGTCAGCGACTACGGCCGGGGGGTGGCCCGGCAGCCCGCGCTGCGCGACGCGTTGGCCGCCACCCGCGCGCCGGTGGTGTGGGACCCGCACCCGCGCGGCCCGGCGGCGGTGCCCGGCATCCATCTGGCCACCCCGAACGAGTCGGAGGTGCGCGAGTTGGTCCCCGCACTGCCCGGCGCCTCCCGGCTGGCCACCGCCTCCCGTGGTGCGCAGGGGCTGCGGCGGCGCTGGCGGGCCGGTGCGGTCGCGGTGACGCTGGGCGGTGACGGCGCGCTGCTCTGCCACGCCGGGTCGACTCCGCTGGTCGTGCCGACCCCGGGTAGCGCCGAGGGGGACACCTGCGGGGCGGGCGACCGGTTCGCCGCCGCCGCCAGCCTCGCGTTGGCCCAGGGCGCGCTGGTCTCCGAGGCGGTGCAGGCGGCGGTCGCCGAGGCGTCCGCGTACGTGGCCGGTGGGGGAGTCGCGGCGGCGCTTCCTCCGCCGGCCCCTCCCATGACCGCCGGTGTGGTCGGCCGGGGTGGTGACCGGGTGGGAGTCGCGGCGGTCGCCACGCTCCTTGGTGAGGTACGGGCCGCAGGCGGCACGGTGGTGGCGACCGGCGGTTGCTTCGACCTGGTGCACGCCGGGCACGTGGCCACCCTGCAGGCCGCCCGGCAGCTCGGCGATTGCCTGATCGTCTGCCTGAACTCCGACGCCAGCGTGGCCGGGTTGAAGGGGCCGGACCGACCGGTGATGTCCGAGGGTGACCGCAGCCGGTTGCTGGCCGCCTTGAGCTGCGTCGACGCGGTCCTCATCTTCGACGAGCCGACCCCGGACGCGGCGCTGTCCTGGGTACGACCGGACATCTGGGTCAAGGGCGGCGACTACGCCACCGGCGGTGGGGACGCGGCCGCCACCCTGCCGGAGGCGGAGGTCCTGCGCCGGTGGGGCGGGAACACGGTGGTGGTGCCCTACCTGGACGGTCGTTCCACCACCGACATGATCGTTCGCTCCATCGGGGAGCGGACCCGATGA
- a CDS encoding SDR family oxidoreductase: MTATRPGAGPTVLVTGGASGLGAAVVAAVAASGGRPLVLDRQPPVDGVSWTECDLADTRAAEVATQHLAEQAGGLDAVVTAAGTDVPGRLADVPGETWDRIVAVDLLATAAVIRAALPFLLTSRGRIVTVASTLGVKAVSDATAYCAAKFGVVGFTRALAAELAGQVGVTLLIPGGMRTSFFDERDPQYKPGPDAILNDPADTAAAIMFALSQPAGCAVREMVVCAEQETSYP, encoded by the coding sequence ATGACCGCCACGCGGCCCGGCGCCGGGCCCACGGTCCTGGTCACCGGCGGTGCCAGCGGGCTCGGCGCCGCGGTGGTCGCGGCAGTGGCCGCCTCCGGTGGTCGACCGCTCGTGCTGGACCGGCAGCCGCCGGTGGACGGGGTGTCCTGGACCGAGTGCGACCTGGCCGACACCCGGGCCGCCGAGGTGGCCACCCAGCACCTCGCCGAGCAGGCCGGCGGCCTGGACGCGGTGGTCACCGCCGCCGGAACGGACGTGCCGGGTCGACTCGCCGACGTGCCGGGCGAGACCTGGGACCGGATCGTCGCCGTCGACCTGCTGGCCACGGCGGCAGTGATCCGGGCCGCGCTGCCGTTCCTGCTGACGTCCCGGGGCCGCATCGTCACGGTCGCCTCCACGCTGGGCGTCAAGGCGGTCAGCGACGCCACCGCGTACTGCGCGGCGAAGTTCGGCGTGGTCGGCTTCACCCGCGCCCTTGCCGCCGAGCTCGCCGGTCAGGTCGGCGTCACCCTGCTCATCCCGGGTGGGATGCGTACGTCGTTCTTCGACGAACGCGACCCGCAGTACAAGCCGGGGCCGGACGCGATCCTCAACGATCCCGCCGACACCGCCGCCGCGATCATGTTCGCGCTCAGCCAGCCGGCCGGCTGCGCGGTCCGGGAGATGGTGGTCTGCGCCGAGCAGGAGACGTCGTACCCGTGA
- a CDS encoding glycosyltransferase family 9 protein, which yields MILVLRALGVGDLVTAVPALRALRAAYPGRELALAAPAWLAPLVDLVGGVDRLVDTAGLDRPIPVGSAPQVAVNLHGRGPQSHRLLAATRPGRLLAFATVDAGYADGPQWAVDEHEVDRWCRLLSWYDIPADRTDLALRRPGSAGLPTGVTVLHPGSKIPAKRWPPERFAALARALTDQGHRVLLTGSADERALAARVAEAAGLAPDSVLAGRTDLGALAALVANARLVVSGDTGVAHLATGYGTASVVLFGPVPPAHWGPPPDRPRHRVLWAGEGDWPRWDGVGSHPTMAALRLDEVLAAVAEVEKVVRVSGAVAA from the coding sequence GTGATCCTCGTGCTGCGCGCCCTCGGCGTCGGCGACCTGGTCACCGCGGTGCCCGCGCTGCGGGCGCTGCGGGCCGCGTACCCCGGTCGGGAGCTGGCGCTCGCCGCGCCCGCCTGGCTGGCCCCGCTGGTCGACCTGGTCGGCGGCGTCGACCGGCTGGTGGACACCGCCGGGCTGGATCGGCCGATCCCGGTCGGGTCGGCCCCGCAGGTCGCCGTCAACCTGCACGGGCGTGGCCCGCAGTCGCACCGGTTGCTCGCGGCCACCCGGCCCGGCCGGCTGCTCGCCTTCGCGACCGTGGACGCCGGCTACGCCGACGGCCCGCAATGGGCCGTCGACGAGCACGAGGTGGACCGGTGGTGCCGGCTGCTGTCCTGGTACGACATCCCGGCCGACCGCACCGACCTCGCCCTGCGCCGGCCCGGGTCGGCCGGGTTGCCCACCGGAGTCACCGTGCTGCATCCCGGCAGCAAGATCCCCGCCAAGCGGTGGCCCCCCGAGCGGTTCGCCGCGCTGGCCCGGGCACTCACCGACCAGGGCCACCGGGTGCTGCTCACCGGCTCGGCCGACGAACGGGCGCTGGCGGCCCGGGTGGCCGAGGCGGCCGGCCTGGCACCCGACTCGGTTCTGGCTGGCCGGACCGACCTCGGCGCGCTCGCCGCGCTGGTGGCCAACGCCCGGCTGGTGGTCAGCGGAGACACCGGTGTGGCGCACCTGGCCACCGGGTACGGCACCGCGTCGGTCGTCCTCTTCGGGCCGGTGCCGCCGGCTCACTGGGGGCCGCCACCGGACCGGCCCCGGCACCGGGTGCTCTGGGCCGGCGAGGGGGATTGGCCCAGGTGGGACGGGGTAGGAAGCCACCCGACGATGGCTGCTCTGCGCCTCGACGAGGTGCTGGCCGCCGTGGCTGAGGTGGAAAAGGTGGTGCGGGTCTCCGGTGCGGTTGCGGCGTAG